From a region of the Methanobrevibacter thaueri genome:
- a CDS encoding NYN domain-containing protein, which produces MKVVVDASNVAHHVKNERGEPQMSNILAAVKALEESEDEFVIIADASLRHEIDDKEQFLKLLESENVEEVPAGNDADHFILDIATREKAKVLSNDKFRDYAAEFRNIASMRIPFIIDNNRLTFGKPKKPKKDKNILQHICDEIIKELNFKKWEIYTGKEGLEISPLNIAKQAIIRIDNENNTESKLENIFAKIPMFNKIVEMVDDVEIAAPYVIFVLVHPKDYKIAVKNAGNISVTVADRLGLEKKPLIAVRNDLFTKPGTFELNILLADEVTQAAPYNILVRVSEHDEVFIKRNSRNIASTIAGRLGSWKFPFVSVKPDMLLEKPGEFEIELEKGGDLDG; this is translated from the coding sequence ATGAAAGTGGTCGTAGATGCTTCTAATGTGGCTCATCATGTCAAAAATGAAAGGGGAGAACCCCAAATGTCAAACATTCTTGCTGCTGTAAAAGCATTAGAAGAAAGTGAAGATGAATTTGTAATTATTGCCGATGCATCACTACGTCATGAAATTGATGATAAGGAACAGTTCCTAAAATTGTTGGAAAGTGAAAATGTAGAAGAGGTTCCAGCAGGTAACGATGCAGATCATTTTATTTTAGATATTGCTACTCGTGAAAAAGCTAAAGTATTGTCAAATGACAAATTCAGAGATTATGCTGCTGAATTTAGAAACATAGCTTCCATGAGAATTCCATTTATTATAGATAACAACAGACTCACATTTGGTAAACCGAAAAAACCGAAAAAAGACAAAAACATCCTTCAACATATCTGTGATGAGATAATCAAGGAATTGAACTTCAAGAAATGGGAAATCTACACCGGTAAGGAAGGATTGGAAATTTCCCCATTGAACATTGCAAAACAAGCCATCATTCGTATTGACAATGAAAACAATACCGAATCCAAGCTTGAAAACATTTTTGCAAAAATACCAATGTTCAACAAGATTGTCGAAATGGTTGATGACGTTGAAATTGCGGCTCCATATGTGATTTTTGTATTAGTACATCCTAAAGACTATAAGATTGCCGTAAAGAATGCAGGTAACATTTCAGTCACCGTTGCGGACAGGTTAGGTCTTGAGAAAAAGCCTTTAATCGCTGTACGTAATGACCTGTTCACCAAACCGGGAACCTTTGAATTGAATATTCTATTGGCTGATGAAGTGACTCAGGCGGCTCCATACAACATATTGGTTCGCGTCAGTGAACATGATGAGGTGTTCATCAAACGTAATTCCAGAAATATCGCAAGTACAATTGCCGGAAGGCTCGGGTCATGGAAATTCCCATTTGTATCTGTAAAGCCGGATATGCTTCTGGAAAAACCTGGTGAATTTGAAATAGAACTTGAGAAGGGAGGAGACCTGGATGGCTAA
- the aksF gene encoding homoisocitrate dehydrogenase translates to MYNLAIISGDGIGQEVMSACEYLLDKLDLEFSFEYGEAGFECFNNNGTTLPEETIRIANKSDAVLFGASTSTPGEPSPIINLRKALNVYANIRPIKSYKGVNCIHDDIDFVIVRENTEGLYSQNEYGDCDKMIAERVITRHASERISKAAFNLCIKRGQSKVTCVHKSNVLKKTDGVFTESFYKVAKDYPQIQTEDYYVDAMAMYLITQPQNFDVIVSTNLFGDILSDESAGLVGGLGLAPSGNIGDHNGLFEPVHGSAPDIAGKNIANPCSMILSAAMMLDYLGEWEISNNIRNSVEKVIADCKIRTPDLGGDASTMEVTKAIVKELI, encoded by the coding sequence ATGTATAATCTTGCAATAATAAGTGGAGACGGAATAGGTCAAGAAGTAATGTCAGCCTGTGAATACCTGCTTGACAAGCTAGATTTGGAATTCAGTTTTGAATATGGTGAAGCAGGCTTTGAATGTTTCAACAATAACGGGACCACATTGCCTGAAGAGACAATCAGAATAGCCAATAAGAGTGATGCAGTGCTTTTCGGAGCATCAACATCAACACCCGGCGAACCAAGTCCGATTATAAATCTGAGAAAGGCGCTAAACGTATATGCGAACATAAGGCCGATAAAATCCTATAAGGGAGTGAACTGCATACATGACGACATTGATTTTGTCATAGTGCGCGAAAACACAGAAGGCCTATATTCACAAAACGAATACGGCGACTGCGACAAGATGATAGCGGAAAGAGTGATTACAAGACATGCCTCCGAGAGAATCTCAAAAGCTGCATTTAACCTATGCATCAAAAGAGGCCAAAGCAAGGTCACATGCGTTCACAAAAGCAATGTTCTGAAAAAAACAGACGGAGTATTCACGGAAAGTTTCTACAAAGTTGCAAAAGATTACCCTCAAATCCAGACCGAGGACTATTATGTGGATGCGATGGCGATGTATTTAATTACCCAACCACAAAATTTCGATGTCATAGTGTCAACCAACCTCTTTGGGGACATATTATCTGATGAAAGTGCCGGACTCGTTGGAGGACTCGGATTAGCACCTTCCGGAAATATCGGCGATCATAACGGTTTATTTGAACCTGTACACGGTTCAGCTCCGGACATTGCAGGCAAGAATATTGCAAATCCATGTTCAATGATACTTTCCGCCGCAATGATGCTCGATTATCTGGGAGAATGGGAGATTTCAAACAACATCAGAAATTCAGTCGAAAAGGTCATTGCAGACTGCAAGATTAGAACCCCCGACCTTGGAGGGGATGCAAGTACCATGGAAGTTACCAAAGCCATCGTTAAGGAGTTAATTTAA
- a CDS encoding SAP domain-containing protein has translation MSEQKLEVFNVLNFLNNGYELEDILNEGQFGTFSSAEECINYLVDEGYLKGDVDVTANVEITAEYISKKYIVSELKDILRENGLKVSGKKQELVERVLPLLKEVKDASNLDISASADKSYDNLELTDKALEFLKENEWIDLYMFALVQFRFTDFETFVEGSSEGMIQTAHNFCDEIISRALVNNQFVVFRLALSAKAHVFAYDGDYESFLDYDLQHFILGLNPISLTSEEYASYVIIDEANIINLRNVLEKLKMGSLKKRFDNIWNKSHIKNTTVPKKTCFKLLRRALDGADIEELNFDVREKFFNKKFGIQ, from the coding sequence GTGAGTGAACAAAAATTAGAAGTATTCAATGTTTTAAATTTTTTAAACAACGGTTATGAACTTGAGGATATTTTAAACGAAGGTCAATTCGGAACTTTCTCATCAGCTGAAGAATGCATTAACTATTTGGTTGATGAGGGCTATCTCAAAGGGGATGTGGATGTAACCGCCAATGTTGAAATAACTGCAGAGTATATTTCCAAGAAATATATCGTTTCCGAGCTAAAGGACATATTGAGGGAAAACGGTTTAAAGGTTTCAGGAAAAAAACAGGAATTGGTGGAAAGGGTCTTGCCTCTATTGAAGGAAGTAAAAGATGCAAGCAATTTGGACATATCCGCTAGCGCTGACAAATCCTATGACAATCTGGAGTTAACCGATAAGGCTCTTGAATTTTTAAAGGAAAATGAATGGATAGACCTTTACATGTTTGCTCTCGTCCAGTTCCGTTTCACTGATTTTGAAACCTTTGTGGAAGGATCAAGCGAAGGCATGATTCAGACCGCCCACAATTTCTGTGATGAAATCATCTCAAGGGCATTGGTCAACAATCAGTTTGTAGTCTTCAGGCTCGCATTGTCCGCAAAGGCACATGTTTTTGCCTATGACGGCGATTATGAATCATTCCTTGATTATGACCTGCAGCATTTCATACTTGGATTGAATCCTATATCATTAACCTCAGAGGAATATGCGTCCTATGTTATAATTGATGAGGCAAACATCATCAATTTAAGAAATGTTTTGGAAAAACTGAAAATGGGCAGTTTAAAGAAAAGGTTTGACAACATCTGGAACAAGTCCCATATCAAAAACACAACAGTTCCTAAGAAGACCTGTTTTAAATTATTGAGAAGAGCTCTCGACGGCGCTGACATTGAGGAGTTGAACTTTGACGTCAGGGAGAAGTTCTTCAATAAGAAATTCGGTATACAATAA
- a CDS encoding HEAT repeat domain-containing protein, protein MERSIDELIELLNDKDDFVVEDAVGELELRADEALDPLIDALSSRKKSIRLHAATLLGAINDPKAIPALVDTLHDNNKLVRREASTALSRMGEPAVDPLIETLDDEDWRVRGAAAWALGNLGDEKAIPALEKLLDDESGFVKQGAQSAINSIKK, encoded by the coding sequence ATGGAAAGAAGCATTGATGAATTAATCGAATTATTAAATGATAAAGATGACTTTGTTGTTGAAGATGCAGTTGGTGAATTAGAATTAAGGGCTGATGAAGCACTTGATCCATTAATTGATGCATTATCCAGCAGGAAAAAAAGTATTAGATTACATGCTGCTACATTATTGGGTGCAATAAATGACCCTAAAGCCATTCCTGCTTTAGTTGACACCCTACACGACAATAACAAATTGGTAAGAAGAGAAGCATCCACCGCATTATCCCGTATGGGCGAACCTGCCGTTGATCCATTAATTGAAACTTTAGACGATGAAGACTGGAGAGTAAGGGGAGCAGCTGCATGGGCACTCGGAAACCTTGGTGATGAAAAAGCCATTCCGGCACTTGAAAAATTGCTTGACGATGAAAGCGGTTTCGTAAAACAAGGTGCACAAAGCGCAATAAACTCAATTAAGAAATAA
- a CDS encoding reductive dehalogenase domain-containing protein — protein MNEIKNYLMSLGASKVGFADIDGLASDLIDLPNGISLVLKLPRETIEYLYEEDYEAYWKSFHYQIGQLTKISHKGERYIKDLGYNAFALTMKRNECDMEKLLSILPYKTIATKSGLGWIGRSALFVTPEYGSAVALGAILTDMPLEFGTPITDSECDDCTNCQDACPVNAINPQKWNDRLNREDLIDIETCAEYIIDQYKAGLGCTKCMSECKLTQKYLKNE, from the coding sequence ATGAATGAAATTAAAAATTACTTGATGAGCTTGGGCGCCAGCAAGGTCGGTTTTGCAGATATTGACGGGCTGGCCAGTGATTTGATAGATTTACCCAATGGAATCAGTCTTGTTTTAAAGCTTCCAAGGGAGACCATCGAATATCTTTATGAGGAGGATTATGAGGCCTACTGGAAGTCTTTTCACTACCAGATAGGACAATTGACCAAAATATCCCATAAAGGTGAAAGATACATTAAGGATTTGGGTTACAATGCATTTGCCCTCACAATGAAACGGAACGAATGCGACATGGAAAAATTGCTCAGCATACTTCCGTATAAGACCATTGCCACCAAGTCAGGGCTTGGCTGGATTGGCAGGTCCGCACTATTTGTTACACCGGAATACGGGTCTGCGGTTGCCCTCGGAGCCATCCTAACCGACATGCCTCTTGAATTCGGAACCCCAATTACCGATTCAGAGTGTGATGATTGCACAAATTGCCAGGACGCATGTCCGGTAAATGCGATAAACCCTCAAAAATGGAACGACCGGTTAAATCGTGAGGACCTCATAGACATTGAGACCTGTGCTGAGTATATAATCGACCAGTATAAGGCGGGCCTTGGCTGCACAAAATGCATGAGCGAGTGCAAGCTCACTCAAAAATATCTAAAAAATGAGTAA
- a CDS encoding DUF998 domain-containing protein encodes MKPKVAGIVLLIGSLYYLIAEAISATFFNASIFNTYVFHTISELGIPNGNSPLFWLMNSAFILIGLALLFAVFYKFKDFIVKNNIIISIFTFITSIGVIVVGLIHGGNPLTLGYHAMGAVMAILGGNILLVLISRSMEDFGKYQKATLILGIIGLAAFWIMFFSMGSIYMPVYERLSVYPLIVWSFLTGIFLLLNNNSH; translated from the coding sequence ATGAAGCCCAAAGTTGCAGGAATAGTCCTTTTGATAGGTAGTCTGTACTATCTCATAGCTGAAGCCATTTCCGCAACTTTTTTCAACGCTTCCATTTTCAATACTTATGTTTTCCACACCATTTCAGAACTGGGAATTCCCAACGGCAACTCACCACTGTTTTGGCTAATGAATTCCGCATTTATCCTGATAGGATTGGCATTGCTTTTTGCTGTTTTCTACAAATTTAAAGATTTCATTGTCAAAAATAACATTATAATTTCTATTTTTACATTTATAACCTCTATTGGGGTCATTGTCGTTGGTTTGATTCATGGCGGAAACCCATTAACCCTCGGTTATCATGCAATGGGTGCAGTTATGGCAATTCTGGGAGGTAACATTCTCCTGGTGCTGATTTCAAGATCCATGGAGGATTTTGGAAAATATCAAAAGGCCACACTGATTTTGGGGATAATCGGTCTGGCCGCATTTTGGATTATGTTTTTCAGCATGGGCAGCATCTACATGCCAGTCTATGAGAGGCTTTCGGTTTACCCATTGATTGTGTGGAGTTTCTTGACAGGAATTTTTCTTCTTTTAAATAACAATTCTCATTAA
- a CDS encoding class I adenylate-forming enzyme family protein has translation MLNITTFLDANSKRLDKNVLYNPTTGAKYNSEELLSIVSEIARQLKDLGINKGDRVLIYLKNSEEYLLSLFAIWRIGAIAIPTNRVMTVSELEYIIDDAKAILMITDDEAPTLDIGTYIPKNISQYKNCEVLPAENTDWDDLCQLQYTSGTTGKPKGAMLTHGNYFTAIHNECDVLTLKQDDVFLGIYPMAHVGLSWAIAALRAAAYYILIEQFNLDEYLDLCENEKVTVLTGMPPVIHSLTTINAQKQLKTVREIISGGGPLHKKIWKDFHQTYRIPIINAYGLSETIVIGTGTVIRPEDYREADRFESVGHPVCFSEVKIVDEDDSNKTLPEYEQGEIALRGPAVAKGYWGNEEKTKSAFLDDGWFLTGDIGYLDEDNRLFITDRKKDMIVMSGWKIYPTEVEEVLIKYPAVKEIAIFSINDCHRGEIPVAAVVWENESDDEGLISYARENLSRYKVPKKIFALDELPRVNGWKLLRRELRTMFKI, from the coding sequence ATGCTAAACATTACCACTTTTTTAGATGCGAATTCAAAAAGATTGGATAAGAACGTATTATACAACCCAACAACCGGGGCTAAATACAATTCCGAAGAGCTCCTATCAATAGTTTCCGAAATCGCAAGACAATTGAAAGATTTGGGAATAAACAAAGGAGACCGTGTTTTAATATACCTGAAAAACTCAGAGGAATACCTATTATCACTTTTTGCAATCTGGAGAATAGGTGCAATAGCCATTCCGACAAATAGGGTAATGACAGTTAGCGAACTCGAATACATCATTGACGACGCAAAAGCAATATTGATGATAACCGATGATGAAGCCCCAACCCTTGATATTGGCACTTACATACCAAAAAATATTTCCCAATACAAGAACTGTGAAGTGTTGCCTGCTGAGAATACCGATTGGGATGACTTATGCCAGCTCCAATACACTTCAGGAACAACCGGAAAGCCAAAAGGAGCTATGCTAACCCATGGAAACTATTTCACAGCAATACACAATGAATGTGATGTTCTGACCCTAAAACAGGATGACGTGTTCCTTGGCATTTATCCGATGGCTCACGTTGGACTGTCATGGGCAATAGCCGCACTCAGGGCCGCTGCCTATTACATTTTAATCGAACAGTTTAATTTGGATGAATACCTGGACTTATGTGAAAACGAAAAAGTGACTGTTTTGACAGGAATGCCCCCAGTGATACATTCCCTAACCACAATCAATGCCCAAAAACAATTGAAAACAGTCCGTGAAATCATTTCCGGTGGAGGACCACTGCATAAGAAGATATGGAAGGATTTCCACCAAACATATAGAATTCCGATTATCAACGCTTATGGATTATCCGAAACAATCGTGATAGGAACCGGAACAGTCATAAGGCCTGAAGACTATCGTGAAGCGGATCGTTTTGAAAGTGTCGGCCATCCGGTTTGCTTTTCAGAAGTGAAAATCGTTGATGAGGATGACTCCAACAAGACATTGCCTGAATATGAACAGGGTGAAATTGCACTTAGAGGCCCTGCAGTTGCAAAAGGATATTGGGGCAATGAGGAAAAAACCAAATCAGCATTTCTAGATGACGGATGGTTTTTAACAGGAGATATCGGATATCTTGATGAGGATAACCGTTTATTCATCACTGACAGGAAAAAGGACATGATAGTGATGAGCGGATGGAAAATCTATCCAACAGAAGTGGAAGAGGTCCTAATAAAATATCCTGCAGTTAAGGAAATAGCTATTTTTAGTATCAATGATTGCCACAGGGGAGAAATACCTGTTGCTGCAGTCGTTTGGGAAAATGAGTCTGACGATGAGGGATTAATCAGTTATGCCCGTGAGAATCTCTCAAGATACAAGGTTCCGAAAAAGATATTTGCTCTTGATGAACTTCCAAGGGTGAATGGCTGGAAATTGCTTAGAAGAGAATTGAGAACCATGTTTAAAATCTAA
- a CDS encoding IspD/TarI family cytidylyltransferase, which produces MIFAAILAGGIGSRMGGTDTPKQFLTLGNKPVIIHTIEKFVINEDIDKTIVLTPKNFINHTNSLIEQYIGKNDDIIVIEGGQTRNDTLMNSIKYIEENFGIDDDSIILTHDSVRPFVTHRIIKDNIEAARRYGACDTVIPATDTIVESVNGTTIESIPVRDYYYQGQTPQSFNIKKLFNLINSLTEAEASILTDACKIFTLKDEDVYLVNGEVTNIKITYPYDLKLANTILEDKND; this is translated from the coding sequence ATGATTTTTGCAGCAATATTGGCAGGCGGAATTGGTTCAAGAATGGGTGGAACCGACACTCCTAAACAGTTTTTAACCTTAGGAAACAAGCCTGTTATAATTCATACAATTGAAAAATTTGTTATTAATGAAGATATTGATAAAACTATTGTATTAACACCTAAAAACTTTATAAATCATACTAATAGTTTGATTGAACAGTACATTGGCAAAAACGATGACATCATTGTCATTGAAGGTGGACAGACCAGAAACGACACATTGATGAACAGTATCAAGTATATTGAAGAAAATTTTGGAATCGATGATGATTCAATAATTCTCACACATGACTCCGTACGTCCATTCGTCACCCATAGAATCATTAAGGACAATATTGAAGCTGCAAGAAGATATGGGGCATGCGACACTGTCATTCCCGCAACAGATACTATTGTTGAAAGCGTCAATGGCACAACAATCGAAAGCATCCCCGTGAGGGATTATTATTATCAAGGCCAAACTCCACAGAGCTTCAATATAAAGAAACTTTTCAATTTAATCAATAGTTTAACAGAAGCTGAAGCCAGTATACTGACAGATGCATGCAAAATCTTCACACTTAAAGATGAGGATGTATATCTAGTCAATGGTGAAGTCACAAATATCAAGATTACATACCCCTATGACTTGAAGTTAGCAAATACAATACTTGAGGATAAAAATGATTAA
- the argJ gene encoding bifunctional ornithine acetyltransferase/N-acetylglutamate synthase codes for MNFIKDLDGGFSVIENLKVSGAREGKYGVTIIVSPNSTASAVFTSNKVVAAPVKYTKNVLKKGIISAVFVNSGNANCFTGQQGIKDCETLVNLVSKDLKIPSDEIAISSTGVIGREMPIDIISKVAYESLSKLGNGPENSLAAARAIMTTDTFPKECAVEVTLTSGEKVRIAGITKGSGMIAPNMGTMLSFIVTDALIPSDDINKALKKSADISFNMIVVDGDESTNDTCLMMANGASGVEVVRDGELDSNFQEALNYLCIDLAKKMARDGEGATKFIEANVYGAKSLEDARLASKSIISSSLFKSAVFGGDPNWGRIVSAIGYSGCDLNPDIVTIAIADDEDEVDLVKDGEILAFEDTPYLKRAEKIMQSKNVIVNIDMHLGEGQATAWGCDLTYDYVKINAEYTT; via the coding sequence ATGAACTTTATTAAAGATCTTGATGGAGGATTTTCTGTTATAGAAAATCTTAAGGTGTCAGGGGCTCGTGAAGGAAAATATGGTGTGACAATTATTGTATCACCTAACAGTACAGCTTCCGCTGTTTTTACTTCAAACAAAGTTGTGGCAGCTCCTGTTAAATATACAAAGAATGTTTTAAAGAAAGGAATTATTTCCGCTGTCTTTGTAAACAGCGGTAACGCTAACTGCTTCACTGGCCAACAGGGCATAAAAGATTGCGAAACATTGGTCAATTTGGTATCCAAGGATTTGAAGATACCTTCCGATGAAATAGCAATTTCTTCAACCGGGGTTATCGGTCGTGAGATGCCTATAGACATCATTTCCAAGGTGGCTTACGAATCATTGTCAAAACTTGGAAACGGTCCTGAAAATTCATTGGCCGCTGCAAGGGCAATCATGACAACCGACACTTTTCCAAAGGAATGTGCCGTTGAGGTGACCTTGACAAGTGGTGAAAAGGTCAGGATAGCTGGAATCACAAAGGGAAGCGGCATGATTGCACCGAATATGGGTACAATGCTGTCTTTTATTGTAACAGATGCACTTATTCCTTCTGATGATATAAACAAGGCGTTAAAAAAGTCAGCTGACATCAGTTTCAACATGATTGTCGTCGATGGTGACGAAAGTACCAACGACACATGTCTTATGATGGCCAATGGAGCGTCAGGCGTTGAAGTTGTCAGGGATGGCGAATTGGATTCCAATTTCCAGGAAGCCTTGAACTACTTATGCATTGACCTGGCCAAAAAGATGGCACGTGACGGTGAGGGAGCCACAAAATTCATTGAAGCAAATGTTTATGGTGCCAAATCTTTAGAAGATGCCCGTCTTGCATCCAAATCAATCATATCTTCAAGCCTGTTTAAGTCTGCCGTGTTTGGAGGAGATCCGAATTGGGGAAGAATCGTCTCAGCTATCGGATACTCAGGTTGCGACTTGAATCCGGATATTGTCACAATAGCCATTGCAGACGATGAGGATGAGGTTGACCTGGTTAAGGATGGTGAAATCCTGGCGTTTGAGGACACTCCGTACCTCAAAAGGGCCGAAAAGATTATGCAGTCCAAAAATGTCATTGTCAATATCGACATGCATTTGGGTGAGGGTCAGGCTACCGCTTGGGGTTGTGATTTAACATATGATTATGTAAAAATCAATGCTGAATACACCACTTAA
- a CDS encoding alcohol dehydrogenase catalytic domain-containing protein has protein sequence MINIVYRLKSPKFFEESIDEIDLDGVIVRPLYLSICQADQRYYQGSRPAEVLERKLPMALIHEGIGEVIHDDSGEFKAGDKVVMIPNTPTGDDVCRANYSYKSKFRGSGFDGFTSDLIKLDSDRVVMIPEDFDPYVSAFIELISVAYQGISKFSEIAITPKDTLGVWGDGNLGFITTLLLKEKFPESRIIAFGKHLENLNLFSFADEIYQIHNVPDDLKIDHAFECVGSSASQSAIEQIIDLINPQGTINLFGVSEYPIPINTRMVLEKGLTIQGNSRSEREDFIGVVETLKQNPQLFENLEKLITNVCEINSLNDLKEAFDKDYISQFGKTILKWNK, from the coding sequence ATGATTAATATCGTATACAGACTGAAATCTCCCAAATTCTTCGAGGAGTCAATTGATGAAATTGATTTGGATGGTGTCATAGTAAGGCCATTATACCTGTCAATCTGCCAAGCGGACCAAAGGTATTATCAGGGCTCAAGGCCAGCTGAGGTTCTCGAAAGGAAACTGCCAATGGCATTGATACATGAGGGAATCGGTGAGGTCATCCATGACGACTCAGGAGAGTTCAAGGCCGGTGATAAGGTTGTTATGATTCCAAACACCCCAACAGGAGATGACGTTTGCAGGGCAAATTATTCATACAAGTCAAAATTCAGGGGAAGCGGTTTCGATGGATTCACATCCGATTTGATTAAGCTGGACTCTGACAGGGTTGTCATGATTCCTGAGGACTTCGACCCTTACGTGTCAGCATTCATTGAATTGATTTCCGTTGCTTACCAGGGCATTTCAAAGTTCTCAGAAATTGCAATAACTCCAAAGGACACATTAGGCGTTTGGGGAGATGGAAACCTAGGTTTCATCACCACATTGCTTTTAAAGGAGAAATTCCCGGAATCCAGAATAATCGCATTCGGAAAGCATCTGGAAAACCTAAACCTGTTCTCATTTGCAGATGAGATTTACCAGATTCATAACGTTCCTGATGATTTGAAAATAGATCATGCTTTTGAATGCGTTGGTTCAAGCGCATCACAGTCAGCCATTGAGCAAATCATTGATCTGATCAATCCGCAAGGAACAATAAACCTCTTTGGCGTCAGCGAATATCCGATACCAATCAATACTCGTATGGTGCTGGAGAAGGGATTGACAATCCAGGGAAACAGCCGATCCGAAAGGGAAGATTTCATTGGTGTTGTCGAGACCCTCAAACAAAATCCTCAATTGTTTGAAAATCTAGAGAAGCTCATTACAAACGTTTGTGAAATAAACTCATTGAATGACTTGAAAGAGGCATTCGATAAGGATTATATTTCACAGTTTGGAAAAACCATCCTTAAATGGAACAAATAA
- the argB gene encoding acetylglutamate kinase: MKDIDVLIEALPYIKKFHDKKILIKYGGHAMVDDEAKSSTARDTVLLKYVGMKPLIVHGGGPEISRSMDKLGKEPKFIKGLRVTDEETMEIIEMVLVGKISTEIVSELIKHDGEAISLSGKDSSLIFAHKKGASKIDEEIVDLGLVGEVDCVNTDLLEMFIENDYIPVISPVGIDEDGNSLNLNADTAAGEVASAIDAEKLIILTDVPGVLRDPNDPDSLIQKIRISEVPKLIEDGVISGGMIPKIETCVKAIENGVKSCHIIDGRKKHSLLLEIFTTDGIGTMIFE, encoded by the coding sequence ATGAAAGATATTGATGTTTTAATTGAAGCTTTACCATACATTAAAAAGTTTCATGATAAAAAGATTTTAATTAAATATGGCGGACACGCGATGGTAGATGATGAAGCGAAGTCCTCCACAGCTCGCGATACAGTATTACTCAAATATGTAGGAATGAAACCATTAATCGTACATGGTGGAGGTCCAGAAATTTCAAGATCAATGGATAAGCTAGGAAAAGAACCAAAATTCATCAAAGGATTGAGAGTGACAGATGAAGAAACCATGGAAATCATTGAAATGGTATTGGTTGGTAAAATATCTACAGAAATCGTATCAGAACTCATTAAACATGATGGTGAGGCAATAAGCCTATCCGGAAAGGACTCCAGCCTAATATTTGCACATAAAAAAGGAGCAAGTAAAATCGATGAGGAAATTGTTGATTTGGGGCTTGTTGGAGAAGTCGACTGTGTAAATACCGACCTGCTTGAAATGTTCATTGAGAATGATTACATTCCAGTGATATCTCCTGTAGGTATCGATGAGGATGGAAACAGTCTGAATCTAAATGCGGATACTGCTGCGGGTGAGGTTGCAAGTGCAATCGATGCTGAAAAATTAATCATATTGACAGACGTTCCAGGCGTTTTAAGAGATCCTAACGATCCTGATTCCCTGATTCAAAAAATCCGTATTTCAGAAGTTCCAAAACTAATTGAAGATGGCGTTATTTCAGGCGGAATGATTCCAAAAATAGAAACCTGTGTTAAAGCTATCGAAAACGGTGTTAAGTCATGTCACATTATTGACGGACGTAAAAAACACTCATTGCTTTTAGAAATCTTCACAACTGATGGAATTGGAACAATGATTTTTGAATAG
- a CDS encoding class I SAM-dependent methyltransferase — MMMPENGHRAHGFSSANFLDSDEIIQELNLKGDETFMDAGCGDGHNAIKVLEDYNHKGTVYAVDIYDASIEDMETYKKENNVENLINIEADITEGIPGVEDASIDVVLLVNVFHGFKASRKLDEAVSELARIVSDDGKIAIMDYKAWDVPNGPPTKMRSSPEDLEELFCKHGLKKIYLNEEIGEDIPEGKSHYLIMFEKN; from the coding sequence ATGATGATGCCAGAAAATGGACATAGGGCTCATGGATTTTCAAGTGCAAATTTCCTGGATTCTGATGAGATTATTCAGGAATTAAATTTGAAAGGTGATGAAACCTTTATGGATGCAGGATGTGGAGATGGCCATAATGCAATTAAGGTTTTAGAAGACTACAATCATAAGGGAACTGTTTATGCAGTGGACATCTATGATGCCTCTATTGAAGATATGGAAACCTACAAAAAGGAAAACAATGTTGAAAACTTGATAAATATTGAAGCGGACATCACTGAAGGCATTCCTGGTGTGGAAGACGCCTCAATTGATGTGGTCTTGCTTGTCAATGTTTTCCATGGATTCAAGGCTTCAAGAAAACTCGATGAAGCGGTCAGTGAACTTGCAAGAATTGTCTCTGATGATGGTAAGATAGCTATCATGGATTATAAGGCATGGGATGTGCCTAATGGTCCCCCAACCAAGATGAGGTCTTCTCCAGAGGATCTTGAAGAGCTTTTCTGTAAGCATGGATTAAAGAAGATTTACCTCAATGAGGAAATCGGTGAGGATATCCCTGAGGGCAAGTCTCACTATCTAATCATGTTTGAGAAAAATTAG